tggtgaaaaaaaattaagtgacaCTAAGATTTTTTTCACTAATattagttgaaattattttaagcTAGTTTTGGTTATAAATTAGTTAACcaatattaattatgatttttgttatattattggTTGAGATTATTTTAGCAAAGTTTCTAGCTTAAGAaatctttcaaactaaaattgCTCAAAATAAATTCTACCTAGATAACTAAAATTTTTcctgttaataataataataataataataatatatcttaactaacatggataaaaaaaataaaaaattatttttggcaataaaaaaaatatttctaaacattgataaaaaaatgttaaatatatttttttattttaaattattttaataaccttaatttcatctttaaactaaatacatatttattttctacataCATGAGGTGTTTATTATGTGACAAACAGAGttctataataaattatgacatAACTTTTATTTGTCGTTTGCTAGGATGAAATACGTATATATTTAGCTTAGAGATGAAgcacaatttttgaaaataagtttGCTAAAGATATGTTTACATAGTATTGACATTCTTTATTTGATAAGCTAACAAATGAAACTAAATCTGCCAAATTAACAAAGGATGTGGCATCAAAAGAAACCAATCCTCCAATAGCAAGTGTCAATAGTGTGATTGGTTTTCTTACATTTCTCACCACATTTTGTGTTTGTGCTATTGGACTCACCAAGATTAGTATTCTTGTTACCTCAGTATGATGACTTTTAtcaataggaaaatgatattttaacatcaatattttgacatcattttgatattgtacacgtgttaaaatgtggtggacgatttcaaattaaaaaagaaactttggtttttctctttcaaatatgctCTTAcctcagctttttttaatttaaaatcatccaaccacattttgacacgtatgcagtgtcaaaatggtgtcaaaaattggtgttaaaatatcattttccttattgATATTATGATATTTAGAGAGATCATGGGATCAACCAGAAAAACCAGCAGAATTCTACGAAGTAAAAGGAGAAGGGTTACCAACAAATTCTCTTTCATGTTGAAGAtcatgaaaaatgtttttactATTGATGGTATGAGGTCCATCATCATCACTTGAGACTTGAGAATAATCATCATTAAGCCTCgaagaaaacaaattatctAAGCATCTTCCCTTcttaatgtaatttttgaagACCTTCTATTTGCAGCTTTGATTAGATCTTGGAGATCAACTATTCTGAATTTGTTTGCATGTGAAAAGTGTTCTTTAAGATCTTTCCTTATTTCAATGTTAGTGTCGACCCACATAACAAGTTGTTTGATGGATGGACTCATTGATCGCGTGAGCCAACACATTACCATGTGATTGCATTTGCGCCAATCATCATGAAGAGGATCAGTAATCAGAGGACGTAGAAGACTGtcattgatgaatttttctttgtttttggtttcaAGAACCATCATCCCTCATTGACATTGATCGATAGAAGGAGACAAGAAGGATGGTCGGATTCTCACCAAAACGAAGGTAGAGAGGGTTTGTCGGATTAACAAGATGTTGCAATGATGGATCATTTTGGCTTCAGAACATCATGGTTGATCAAGAAACGAAGCAAGAGGGAAAAACAGATGCGCGGAAGACTAAGAGAATTGTAGCCAATATCATACTATATTTGACTGTTTGTGAGTGAATAACATCTCTAATGCTTCGATTGATCCACTCAACCAACAACATTACAAAGACTTCGCTATATAGAATTAAGGAACGAGAAAAACTAGAGGTTAACTGCCTCTAACAGAAACCACAAGActgtttaagaaaataaaacaacgATTTTATCAAGACTACGTAAAAATagattcattattattaataaaaaatgttgtttaaaatcAACTGAGAAATATATTTAGATAAGTTTTATTAACTTTAGTTGACAAATAATCTTAACTTAcgttgacaaaaaaaaattattgacgCTTTTTAAAAACCAACTTCCGGTAACACCagtagaataaaataattcatgtcaaagaaaaaacattttttgagtTGAAAAACACTTAtgctaacaaaaaaaaaataaaaattaatcacttcaatgaaaaataactttgatattgctaaaagaaatattatagtTGACTTGGATCAAAAAGAAATTCACAGCAAAATAAAAAGTGACGTTTCAACTTTGACCAAGTCAAAAACCTTTTAGTACACGTTGAGAGTGTTAGTACCCTGGATTTATTCAgatcaattacaaaaataaattatttgaatcatGAATTTTACGTATTATTATCATCTATCATAAtcagtaataattttttattcggATAAATTATTCAGAGATAATTACTTTGAATGTAGAAGGacaatttttacataaaaaagtaGTGTGTATAAAAATGATGTTGCAAACgtcatatttattttagaagcagctaattttatataaaaataataatttacttatattCACAATTTCTCTTTAATCTCTTTCctccacaatttttttttttttaattttcgtcATTTTTATCCATTACTTTAGCTTTCTCTTGTTGTGTGTCTCTCTTTTCACTCCTGTGTATATATGTGGTTATGAGCATTCCAATCGAAAATCTGTAACCagaatctatttaaataatcacattgattaatttaaaacaaattataaactatatataaagtAATCTGACCTAAGTAAAAGCAAAGCAAACAGGtaaaaagaaagcaaataagATGCCCCTTATTGAATTAACTGAATGAGAACACTACAGACCCAACtctgaaaaaaagaaatgatacaATGCAGGTACTGCGATCCAACAATACATGACGTTGAAGATAATGGTTCAAGACATGTCTTCGATATCCGAACCCTATTCCTGTGCTAACTATGTCACATACATAAATGGAACTACCTTATactgaaagaaaaacaacatgAACTTTAAAGAAGAATTCCAAGCTTGAAAAACAAGACGAGATCTAGAGAACGAAAGGGCATCATCATCATGGATCCATTGAATATGGATCAGAAAAAACCTCCAGCAGGAGCAGGTCCAGGTCCATATCCTCCCATCCCCATGTTATCGAACCCGTGATGCTGCTGCTGCATGATGGTTACATCAGGGAACATATAGCTCTGAAGCATGGTAGGGATGGTCTGAGCAGTGAACACCTGAGGAGGCTGTGGCTGAAGCTGATGCTGTGGTTGATGCTGAGGCACGAAATTTGCAGAGGAAGAAGCCCCTGGGAAAAACTGATGACCCTGGTTCACAGCACTCTGAAGCATAGCCCTCTCAGCAAGTTGGGCAACGTGCTTCTTCAGCTCCTCCAATGCTGTCTTGTACTGCTCCATCTGCTCCACACTCAGCTCCTCAGTGGGGCGGGTCCACCACATCAGCTCCTGCGCCTCCTTCCTCAGCCGGCTCAGCTCCTCCCCGCGCTTCCTCTCCGTTTCCAAAAGTTCGTTCACCTGAGTCAGCTGCTTGTTCAGGTCACGCACGTTGGAGATGCGGTGGGCATCGATGAACTGCATGGTGCCGGAGTCCTGCACCGGTGCCCGCCCCAGAAAGCGGTCGATGACAGCGTCCACGTTGGGGTGGCCGAAGGAGAACACCTTCTCTCCCGGCGAGAACACCACCAGCGCCACATGGGCTCCGCAGAGGGTGCAGAGCTCACTGGCCTTCTTGAAAAGGCCGCTTCGGCGCTTGGAGAAGGTGACTTGGAGGTTGCTCTCATTGCTCATTTTCTTCATCTCGATCTTTTGGCGACCACGGCTTTTCTTTGCTCCTGAATCCATGGCCATGAGTGCTATAGCTTAGGGTATATGCCTCTGTCAAGAAGAGAATGTTGTGGAGAAACAAGAGTGAAGGGTTGAATTTATAGGTGTTTTGCGTTTgtaaatggagacacccaaaACAACACGCATCTTTCTTGGCTCCAACAAAAACcaccaattttattttcattcaagtGGTTTCTGGATTTGGAGATTGTGAAAATCCTCTTTGGATGCATATATGGTAGAATATTTATTGTAAGAAAATCAGCAGCTCTGACAAAATTGCATACCTTTTCTTAATCTTGCTCGGCCATTTATCTGATAAGGTGTACCTGATCACTTCGTAGCTGTCATTAATAATCTTaatgttgtttctttttattcataGGGTTTGTAAAAACAAACTTGAACACCTAAATCATTGATACGTTTAAGACAATTGTTCTAATGATAATTAACTACGTCAAAAAAACTACTATAAGTATTTACTATCCAATTGATTAACCCAACTTTTATTTGAAGCTTTACAACCTTTGTTTAATATATGATGTTTGAGAAAACAAGTctccaaaaaataattaattagatttacacaaaaaataattaatcagatttacacaaaaaataaaaagataaatcataACATTTCTTCTAATATtggaaattgttttatttataaaaatatttttcacttagATTATTGGTAAGATTATCTAAACAAAATccttggatttttctttttggaaaaaatggtgaaaagaaGAATCTAGTTAAACACACATTCATAATATAGTAAATCAATATTGATACGATTAATCACTGTTGAattgttcaaaagaaaaaaaaattaaatatatttgtgtggatataaaaagaaaaaatattagttattccTGAGCAAATAAAACTTTCTTAAAATCGtatttgaatgtttttgttAAAACAAGTATGTCTGCTTCGTATTAttgcatttcaa
This genomic interval from Vigna radiata var. radiata cultivar VC1973A chromosome 8, Vradiata_ver6, whole genome shotgun sequence contains the following:
- the LOC106770680 gene encoding agamous-like MADS-box protein AGL62 codes for the protein MAMDSGAKKSRGRQKIEMKKMSNESNLQVTFSKRRSGLFKKASELCTLCGAHVALVVFSPGEKVFSFGHPNVDAVIDRFLGRAPVQDSGTMQFIDAHRISNVRDLNKQLTQVNELLETERKRGEELSRLRKEAQELMWWTRPTEELSVEQMEQYKTALEELKKHVAQLAERAMLQSAVNQGHQFFPGASSSANFVPQHQPQHQLQPQPPQVFTAQTIPTMLQSYMFPDVTIMQQQHHGFDNMGMGGYGPGPAPAGGFF